From the genome of Streptomyces sp. NBC_00659, one region includes:
- a CDS encoding ABC transporter permease: MGRYVIRRLLQMIPVFIGATLLIFVMVNVMGDPIAGLCGDRQCDPATAAQLRAEFGLDKPLWQQYLTYLGHIFTGDFGTAFNGQPVTELMASAFPVTIRLTIVAIFFEIVIGITLGVITGLRRGRPVDTGVLLLTLVVISVPTFVTGLLAQLLLGVKWGWIKPSVSADATFGELIVPGLVLASVSLAYVTRLTRTSIAENKRSDYVRTAVAKGLPRRRVTLRHLLRNSLIPVVTFIGTDIGALMGGAIVTERIFNIHGVGYQIYQGVVRQNTQTVVGFVTILVLIFMVANLLVDLLYAVLDPRIRYA, from the coding sequence ATGGGACGGTACGTCATCCGGCGACTGCTGCAGATGATCCCGGTCTTCATCGGCGCCACCCTGCTCATCTTCGTGATGGTGAACGTGATGGGCGACCCCATCGCGGGCCTGTGCGGCGACCGGCAGTGCGACCCCGCCACGGCCGCCCAGCTGCGCGCGGAGTTCGGCCTCGACAAGCCCCTGTGGCAGCAGTACCTGACCTACCTCGGTCACATCTTCACCGGCGACTTCGGCACCGCGTTCAACGGTCAGCCGGTCACCGAGCTGATGGCGTCCGCGTTCCCGGTCACCATCCGGCTGACGATCGTCGCGATCTTCTTCGAGATCGTCATCGGCATCACGCTCGGCGTCATCACCGGTCTGCGCCGCGGGCGGCCCGTCGACACCGGCGTCCTGCTGCTCACCCTCGTGGTCATCTCCGTGCCGACCTTCGTCACCGGTCTGCTGGCCCAGCTCCTGCTCGGCGTCAAATGGGGCTGGATCAAGCCCTCCGTCTCCGCGGACGCCACCTTCGGCGAGCTGATCGTGCCCGGCCTGGTGCTGGCCTCGGTGTCCCTCGCCTACGTGACCCGGCTGACCCGGACCTCCATCGCGGAGAACAAGCGGTCCGACTACGTCCGCACTGCCGTCGCCAAGGGCCTGCCGCGGCGCCGGGTGACCCTGCGGCACCTGCTGCGCAACTCGCTGATCCCCGTGGTCACCTTCATCGGCACGGACATCGGCGCGCTGATGGGCGGCGCGATCGTCACCGAGCGGATCTTCAACATCCACGGGGTGGGCTACCAGATCTACCAGGGGGTCGTGCGCCAGAACACTCAGACGGTCGTCGGCTTCGTGACCATCCTCGTCCTCATCTTCATGGTCGCCAATCTGCTCGTCGACCTTCTGTACGCCGTACTCGACCCGAGGATCCGCTATGCCTGA
- a CDS encoding ABC transporter permease — MPEQPPYEEEEFHHGPEGPPPEDLAIAPTGFGGTMDLGTSEAETLEKTPGGPEGTGPKEKPRSLWSDAWRDLRRNPVFIISGLVIVFLVVISIWPSLITSQSPLQCDLSKAQQGSQSGHPFGYDGQGCDVYTRTVYGTRVSISVGVLATVGVALLGSFLGGLAGFYGGLGDSILSRITDIFFAIPVVLGGLVLLSVVTSNTIWPVVGFMVLLGWPQVSRIARGSVITTKENDYVHAARALGASNSRMMLRHITPNAIAPVIVVATIALGTYISLEATLSYLGVGLKPPTVSWGIDISSASAYIRQAPHMLLWPAGALAITVLAFIMLGDAVRDALDPKLR; from the coding sequence ATGCCTGAGCAGCCGCCGTACGAGGAAGAGGAATTCCACCACGGTCCCGAGGGTCCGCCGCCGGAGGACCTCGCCATCGCCCCTACCGGCTTCGGAGGCACGATGGACCTCGGGACGAGCGAGGCGGAGACCCTGGAGAAGACGCCGGGAGGACCCGAGGGCACGGGACCGAAGGAGAAGCCGCGCTCCCTGTGGTCCGACGCCTGGCGGGACCTGCGCCGCAACCCGGTCTTCATCATCTCCGGACTCGTCATCGTCTTCCTGGTCGTGATCTCGATCTGGCCCTCCCTGATCACCTCCCAGAGTCCGCTCCAGTGCGACCTCTCCAAGGCGCAGCAGGGCTCGCAGTCCGGACACCCCTTCGGCTACGACGGGCAGGGCTGCGACGTCTACACGCGGACCGTGTACGGGACCCGCGTCTCGATCAGCGTCGGTGTGCTCGCCACGGTCGGGGTCGCGCTCCTCGGCTCGTTCCTCGGCGGGCTGGCCGGCTTCTACGGCGGGCTGGGTGACTCGATCCTGTCCCGGATCACCGACATCTTCTTCGCGATCCCCGTCGTGCTCGGCGGTCTGGTCCTGCTCTCCGTGGTGACCAGCAACACGATCTGGCCCGTCGTCGGGTTCATGGTGCTGCTCGGCTGGCCCCAGGTCTCGCGTATCGCGCGCGGCTCGGTGATCACCACCAAGGAGAACGACTACGTCCACGCGGCCCGCGCGCTCGGCGCCTCCAACTCCCGGATGATGCTGCGGCACATCACCCCGAACGCGATCGCGCCGGTCATCGTCGTCGCGACCATCGCGCTCGGCACGTACATCTCGCTGGAGGCGACGCTGTCGTACCTGGGGGTCGGTCTCAAGCCCCCGACGGTCAGCTGGGGCATCGACATCTCCTCGGCCTCCGCGTACATCCGCCAGGCCCCGCACATGCTGCTGTGGCCGGCCGGCGCGCTCGCGATCACCGTGCTCGCGTTCATCATGCTCGGCGACGCGGTGCGCGACGCCCTCGACCCGAAGCTGAGGTGA
- a CDS encoding ABC transporter ATP-binding protein → MLLEVRDLQVEFRTRDGVAKAVNGVTYSVDEGETLAVLGESGSGKSVTAQAVMGILDMPPGKITGGEILFQGKDLLKFKEEERRKVRGAEMAMIFQDALSSLNPVISVGDQLGEMFIVHRGMKRKEARAKAIELMEHVRIPGAAERVRDYPHQFSGGMRQRIMIAMALALEPALIIADEPTTALDVTVQAQVMDLLAELQRELHMGLILITHDLGVVADVADKIAVMYAGRIVETAPVHDIYKAPAHPYTKGLLDSIPRLDQKGGELYAIKGLPPNLMHIPPGCAFNPRCPMAQDICRTEVPPLAEVDADRGSACFFWRECLDDSSRD, encoded by the coding sequence GTGCTGCTCGAAGTGCGCGATCTACAGGTGGAGTTCAGGACCCGGGACGGTGTCGCCAAGGCCGTCAACGGGGTCACGTACAGCGTCGACGAGGGCGAGACGCTCGCCGTGCTCGGCGAGTCCGGCTCCGGCAAGTCGGTGACCGCCCAGGCCGTGATGGGCATTCTCGACATGCCGCCCGGGAAGATCACCGGCGGCGAGATCCTCTTCCAGGGCAAGGACCTGCTGAAGTTCAAGGAGGAGGAGCGGCGCAAGGTGCGCGGCGCCGAGATGGCGATGATCTTCCAGGACGCGCTGTCGTCCCTGAACCCCGTGATCAGCGTCGGAGACCAGCTCGGCGAGATGTTCATCGTGCACCGCGGGATGAAGCGGAAGGAAGCCCGCGCCAAGGCGATCGAGCTGATGGAGCACGTGCGCATCCCGGGTGCCGCCGAGCGCGTGCGGGACTATCCGCACCAGTTCTCCGGCGGTATGCGCCAGCGCATCATGATCGCCATGGCGCTGGCCCTGGAGCCCGCCCTGATCATCGCCGACGAACCGACCACCGCGCTGGACGTCACCGTGCAGGCCCAGGTCATGGACCTGCTCGCCGAACTCCAGCGTGAGCTCCACATGGGGCTCATCCTCATCACCCACGACCTCGGCGTGGTCGCGGACGTCGCCGACAAGATCGCGGTGATGTACGCGGGCCGGATCGTCGAGACGGCTCCGGTCCACGACATCTACAAGGCACCCGCCCACCCCTACACGAAGGGGCTGCTGGACTCGATCCCCCGGCTCGACCAGAAGGGCGGGGAGCTGTACGCCATCAAGGGACTGCCGCCCAACCTGATGCACATCCCGCCGGGCTGCGCCTTCAACCCGCGCTGCCCGATGGCCCAGGACATCTGCCGCACCGAGGTGCCGCCGCTCGCGGAGGTCGACGCGGACCGCGGAAGCGCCTGCTTCTTCTGGAGGGAGTGCCTCGATGACTCAAGCCGCGACTGA
- a CDS encoding ABC transporter ATP-binding protein, with translation MTQAATEPLLEVSGLVKHFPLTQGILFKKQIGAVKAVDGVDFHLDRGETLGIVGESGCGKSTVAKMLVNLERPTEGAIKYKGEDITRLSGKALKAVRRNIQMVFQDPYTSLNPRMTVGDIIGEPYDIHPEVAPKGDRRRRVQDLLDVVGLNPEYINRYPHQFSGGQRQRIGIARGLALRPEIIVADEPVSALDVSVQAQVINLLDRLQAEFDLSYVFIAHDLSIVRHISDRVGVMYLGRIVETGKDVEIYDHPTHPYTQALLSAVPVPDPEAREHRERIILHGDVPSPAHIPSGCRFRTRCWKAQERCTLEVPLLAVPAEFRLIAGPAAHDSACHFAEEKRVVPPEGPSDGPT, from the coding sequence ATGACTCAAGCCGCGACTGAGCCGCTGCTGGAGGTCAGCGGACTGGTCAAGCACTTTCCGCTCACCCAGGGAATCCTGTTCAAGAAGCAGATCGGGGCGGTCAAGGCCGTCGACGGCGTCGACTTCCACCTCGACCGCGGCGAGACCCTCGGCATCGTCGGCGAGTCCGGCTGCGGCAAGTCGACGGTCGCCAAGATGCTCGTCAACCTGGAGCGGCCCACCGAGGGGGCGATCAAGTACAAGGGCGAGGACATCACCCGGCTGTCCGGCAAGGCGCTGAAGGCCGTGCGCCGCAACATCCAGATGGTGTTCCAGGACCCGTACACCTCGCTCAACCCGCGGATGACCGTCGGCGACATCATCGGGGAGCCGTACGACATCCACCCCGAGGTCGCGCCGAAGGGCGACCGGCGGCGCCGGGTCCAGGACCTGCTGGACGTGGTCGGTCTCAACCCGGAGTACATCAACCGCTATCCGCACCAGTTCTCCGGCGGCCAGCGCCAGCGCATCGGCATCGCGCGGGGCCTCGCGCTGCGGCCCGAGATCATCGTCGCCGACGAGCCGGTCTCCGCGCTCGACGTCTCGGTGCAGGCGCAGGTGATCAACCTGCTGGACCGGCTCCAGGCCGAGTTCGACCTCAGTTACGTCTTCATCGCGCACGACCTGTCGATCGTGCGGCACATCTCCGACCGGGTCGGGGTGATGTATCTCGGGCGGATCGTGGAGACCGGCAAGGACGTCGAGATCTACGACCATCCGACGCACCCCTACACCCAGGCGCTGCTGTCCGCGGTGCCCGTGCCGGACCCGGAGGCCCGGGAGCACCGGGAGCGGATCATCCTGCACGGGGACGTGCCCTCGCCCGCGCACATCCCGTCCGGCTGCCGGTTCCGCACCCGCTGCTGGAAGGCGCAGGAACGCTGCACGCTGGAGGTGCCGCTGCTCGCGGTGCCGGCCGAGTTCCGGCTCATCGCGGGCCCGGCCGCCCACGACTCGGCCTGTCACTTCGCGGAGGAGAAGCGGGTCGTGCCTCCGGAGGGGCCGTCCGACGGACCGACATAG
- a CDS encoding S9 family peptidase gives MTNEPLSFPRRYARTQRFTSGAPRAFTVSPDGSRVVFLRSPSGTERANQLWVLDVPEGGERVVADPAALLGGATEHLSPEERARRERSREGGAGIVGYATDAAAELACFTLSGRLFTAELRAGTTRELPVPGPVIDPRPSPDGTLVAYVSGGALRVVGAEGEGDRALAEPEPATGPGTVSYGLAEFIAAEEMGRSRGFWWSPEGDRLLVARVDDTPVQRWWISDPAHPETDPQRVAYPVAGSANAEVRLYVFGLDGVRTEVSWDRSRYPYLAHAHWSAAGAPLLLVQARDQRSQLFLAVDPDTGATRMVHADEDPTWLDLFPGVPCWSPGGQLVRIADEGGARVLAYGERPLTGAQLHVRAVLDVSADDVLIAASAGEGASSPETGEVHVYRVNELGLERVSQEPGVHSAVRAGGVTVLVSSVLDQPGAQVQVLREGKKTATISSYAEDPGLSPRVTLTQGGAQKIPCAVLMPTDYDGDNPLPVLLDPYGGPHGPRVLAAHNAHLTSQWFADQGFAVVVADGRGTPGRSPAWEKSIRDDLTLSLDDQVEALHGLAERFPLDLSRVAIRGWSYGGWLAGLAVLRRPDVFHAGIAGAPVTDWRLYDTHYTERYLGDPATNPAVYAKSSLVTDEGLAAPAETHRPLMIVHGLADDNVVVAHALRLSSALLAAGRPHEVLPLSGVTHMTPQEQVAENLLLLQVDFLKRSLGMN, from the coding sequence ATGACGAACGAGCCTCTCTCCTTCCCGCGCCGGTACGCCCGCACCCAGCGGTTCACCTCCGGCGCGCCGCGCGCGTTCACCGTGTCCCCCGACGGTTCCCGCGTGGTGTTCCTGCGCTCCCCCTCCGGCACGGAGCGGGCGAACCAACTGTGGGTCCTCGATGTGCCGGAGGGCGGTGAGCGGGTGGTGGCCGACCCCGCGGCCCTGCTCGGCGGGGCGACCGAGCACCTCTCCCCGGAGGAGCGGGCACGTCGCGAGCGCAGCCGCGAGGGCGGCGCGGGCATCGTCGGGTACGCCACCGACGCAGCCGCCGAGTTGGCCTGTTTCACCTTGTCAGGGCGGCTGTTCACGGCCGAGCTGCGGGCCGGTACGACGCGCGAACTCCCGGTCCCCGGGCCGGTGATCGACCCGCGTCCCTCTCCGGACGGCACGCTCGTGGCGTACGTGTCCGGGGGCGCGCTACGGGTCGTCGGGGCCGAGGGCGAGGGCGACCGGGCCCTCGCGGAGCCGGAGCCGGCCACGGGCCCCGGCACGGTTTCCTATGGACTGGCCGAGTTCATCGCGGCCGAGGAGATGGGGCGTTCGCGCGGCTTCTGGTGGTCACCCGAAGGGGACCGGCTGCTCGTCGCGCGGGTCGACGACACGCCCGTACAGCGCTGGTGGATCTCCGATCCGGCGCACCCGGAGACCGATCCGCAGCGGGTCGCCTATCCGGTGGCGGGCAGCGCCAACGCCGAGGTGCGGCTCTACGTGTTCGGGCTCGACGGGGTACGCACCGAGGTCTCCTGGGACCGGTCCCGCTACCCCTATCTGGCACATGCGCACTGGTCAGCCGCCGGTGCGCCGCTGCTTCTGGTGCAGGCGAGGGACCAGCGGAGCCAGCTCTTCCTGGCCGTGGACCCGGACACCGGGGCGACCCGGATGGTGCACGCGGATGAAGATCCAACTTGGCTTGATCTTTTCCCTGGAGTGCCGTGCTGGAGCCCCGGCGGACAGCTCGTGCGGATCGCCGACGAAGGCGGCGCTCGGGTCCTGGCCTACGGCGAACGCCCCCTGACCGGAGCCCAGTTGCACGTCCGGGCGGTGCTCGACGTCTCGGCCGACGACGTGCTGATCGCGGCCTCGGCGGGCGAGGGCGCGAGCTCGCCCGAAACGGGTGAAGTACATGTGTACCGGGTGAACGAACTCGGCCTGGAGCGCGTCTCGCAGGAGCCCGGCGTGCACTCGGCCGTGCGCGCCGGGGGCGTGACCGTCCTCGTGTCGTCGGTGCTCGATCAGCCGGGCGCCCAGGTACAGGTGCTGCGCGAGGGGAAGAAGACCGCGACCATCTCCTCGTACGCCGAAGATCCCGGTTTGTCCCCGCGCGTGACACTCACACAGGGGGGCGCACAGAAAATCCCATGCGCCGTGCTTATGCCTACTGACTACGACGGCGACAATCCCCTACCGGTCCTGCTGGACCCCTACGGCGGTCCGCACGGCCCCCGGGTGCTGGCCGCGCACAACGCCCACCTCACCTCGCAGTGGTTCGCCGACCAGGGCTTCGCGGTCGTCGTCGCCGACGGCCGCGGCACGCCGGGGCGCTCTCCCGCCTGGGAGAAGTCGATCCGCGACGACCTGACGCTGTCCCTCGACGACCAGGTGGAGGCGCTGCACGGACTGGCCGAGCGGTTCCCGCTCGATCTGTCCCGGGTGGCGATCCGCGGCTGGTCGTACGGCGGCTGGCTCGCGGGACTCGCCGTGCTGCGCCGCCCCGACGTCTTCCACGCGGGCATCGCGGGCGCCCCGGTCACGGACTGGCGGCTGTACGACACGCACTACACGGAGCGCTACCTCGGCGACCCGGCGACGAACCCGGCGGTGTACGCGAAGAGTTCGCTGGTCACCGACGAGGGGCTCGCCGCACCCGCCGAGACGCACCGGCCGCTGATGATCGTGCACGGCCTCGCGGACGACAACGTGGTGGTGGCGCACGCGCTGCGGCTCTCCTCGGCGCTGCTGGCCGCCGGCCGCCCGCACGAGGTGCTGCCGTTGTCGGGGGTCACGCACATGACCCCGCAGGAACAGGTCGCCGAGAACCTGCTGCTCCTCCAGGTGGACTTCCTCAAGCGCTCCCTCGGAATGAACTGA
- the mshB gene encoding N-acetyl-1-D-myo-inositol-2-amino-2-deoxy-alpha-D-glucopyranoside deacetylase, whose translation MTELPDRRLLLVHAHPDDESINNGATMARYAAEGAQVTLVTCTLGEEGEVIPPELAHLAPDREGGLGPYRTGELSAAMKELGVADHRFLGGAGRFRDSGMMGAEQNHRAGAFWAAEVDDAADHLVEVIREVRPQVLVTYDPDGGYGHPDHIQAHRVAVRAAELAAEPAHRPDLGGAWRIAKTYWNRVPRPVAEEAFARLREALPELPFDRTAAVDDVPGVVDEATVTTEIDGSAYAAAKAAAMRAHATQITVDGPWFVLSNELAQPLFTTEYYELAGAPRPAARERDLFEGTGTAPVSEL comes from the coding sequence ATGACGGAACTGCCCGACCGGCGTCTGCTCCTGGTGCACGCGCATCCGGACGACGAGTCGATCAACAACGGCGCGACCATGGCCCGCTACGCGGCCGAGGGCGCCCAGGTGACGCTGGTGACCTGCACCCTCGGCGAGGAGGGCGAGGTCATCCCGCCCGAACTCGCCCATCTCGCCCCCGACCGCGAGGGCGGACTCGGCCCCTACCGGACCGGTGAGCTGAGCGCCGCCATGAAGGAACTGGGCGTCGCCGACCACCGCTTCCTGGGCGGCGCCGGGCGGTTCCGCGACTCCGGGATGATGGGCGCCGAGCAGAACCACCGCGCCGGCGCCTTCTGGGCCGCGGAGGTCGACGACGCCGCCGACCACCTCGTGGAAGTGATCCGCGAAGTGCGTCCCCAGGTGCTCGTCACCTATGACCCCGACGGGGGCTATGGGCACCCCGACCACATCCAGGCCCATCGCGTGGCCGTGCGCGCCGCCGAACTGGCCGCGGAGCCCGCCCACCGGCCCGACCTCGGCGGCGCGTGGCGGATCGCCAAGACCTACTGGAACCGGGTGCCGCGCCCGGTGGCCGAGGAGGCGTTCGCCCGCCTGCGCGAGGCGCTGCCCGAGCTGCCGTTCGACCGGACGGCGGCCGTCGACGACGTGCCCGGCGTGGTCGACGAGGCGACCGTCACCACCGAGATCGACGGCTCCGCGTACGCCGCCGCCAAGGCCGCCGCGATGCGGGCGCACGCCACCCAGATCACCGTGGACGGGCCCTGGTTCGTCCTCTCGAACGAGCTGGCCCAGCCGCTCTTCACCACCGAGTACTACGAACTGGCCGGCGCCCCGCGGCCCGCGGCGCGCGAGAGGGACCTCTTCGAGGGGACCGGCACCGCCCCGGTGAGCGAGCTGTGA
- a CDS encoding DUF6113 family protein, which yields MSVNGQRGGAGMLAQPLRRPSGGRIAAYLGLFLLGAVVGVAGALVQPGWFPFGLLLALAGAAGLFLGGARAAGSRAGAVAPAAGWMVAVVLLTASRPEGDFLFGAGVVSYLFLLGGMALAVMCATLGQGRQPGLSSARVGK from the coding sequence ATGAGCGTGAACGGACAGCGCGGCGGGGCGGGCATGCTCGCCCAGCCGCTGAGGCGCCCCTCGGGCGGGCGGATCGCCGCCTATCTGGGGCTTTTTCTGCTCGGCGCCGTGGTCGGCGTTGCCGGGGCGCTGGTGCAGCCGGGCTGGTTCCCGTTCGGGCTGCTGCTCGCTCTGGCGGGCGCCGCCGGACTCTTCCTGGGCGGCGCGCGCGCGGCGGGCTCCCGGGCCGGAGCCGTCGCCCCCGCGGCGGGCTGGATGGTCGCCGTCGTCCTGCTCACCGCCAGCCGTCCGGAAGGGGACTTCCTCTTCGGCGCGGGAGTCGTCTCGTATCTCTTCCTGCTCGGAGGCATGGCTCTGGCTGTGATGTGTGCCACTCTCGGGCAGGGGCGGCAACCAGGCCTTTCCAGCGCCCGAGTTGGCAAGTGA
- a CDS encoding ABC transporter ATP-binding protein: MTTTAATTTPSVVRFESVTKSYGTVRAVDGLTLELHPGETVALLGPNGAGKSTTLDLLLGLKNADSGTVRVFGTGPREAIVAGRVGAMLQSGGLMDEVTVGELVRLACDLHPRPYRASEVLARAGITQIADRKVDKLSGGQAQRVRFALATAGDSDLIVLDEPTTGMDVSARQAFWATMREQADRGRTVLFATHYLEEADAIADRVLVLHRGRLLADGTAAEIKARAGARRVSFDLEGTIDEAPLRALPFLTSVTVSKSGSAAGSGQTVRIQSSDADATVHALYGLGVYPRNLEVAGLGLEQAFVAITEAEEAARGAAEDATRTVAEEAASK, encoded by the coding sequence ATGACAACGACTGCGGCGACCACCACCCCGTCGGTGGTCCGGTTCGAATCGGTGACCAAGAGCTACGGGACCGTCCGGGCCGTGGACGGGCTGACACTCGAACTCCACCCGGGCGAAACCGTCGCCCTGCTGGGCCCCAACGGCGCGGGCAAGTCGACCACGCTGGACCTGCTGCTCGGCCTCAAGAACGCCGACAGCGGCACGGTCCGGGTGTTCGGCACCGGCCCGCGCGAGGCGATCGTCGCCGGCCGGGTGGGCGCCATGCTCCAGAGCGGCGGCCTGATGGACGAGGTCACCGTCGGTGAACTGGTCAGGCTCGCCTGCGACCTGCACCCGAGGCCGTACCGCGCGAGCGAGGTCCTCGCCCGGGCGGGCATCACCCAGATCGCCGACCGCAAGGTCGACAAGCTCTCCGGCGGCCAGGCGCAGCGCGTCCGCTTCGCCCTCGCCACGGCCGGCGACAGCGACCTGATCGTCCTCGACGAACCCACCACCGGCATGGACGTCTCCGCCCGGCAGGCCTTCTGGGCCACCATGCGCGAACAGGCCGACCGGGGCCGTACGGTCCTGTTCGCCACGCACTACCTGGAGGAGGCCGACGCCATCGCGGACCGCGTGCTCGTCCTGCACCGGGGGCGGCTGCTGGCCGACGGCACGGCCGCCGAGATCAAGGCCAGGGCCGGAGCCCGCCGCGTCTCCTTCGACCTGGAGGGCACGATCGACGAGGCCCCGCTGCGCGCGCTGCCCTTCCTCACCTCGGTCACGGTGTCCAAAAGCGGCTCCGCCGCGGGGTCCGGACAGACCGTCCGTATCCAGTCCTCCGACGCGGACGCCACCGTCCACGCGCTGTACGGGCTCGGTGTCTACCCCCGCAACCTCGAAGTCGCCGGGCTCGGTCTGGAGCAGGCCTTCGTCGCCATCACCGAGGCCGAAGAGGCCGCTCGCGGAGCGGCCGAGGACGCCACCCGCACCGTCGCCGAGGAGGCCGCGTCCAAGTGA
- a CDS encoding ABC transporter permease has protein sequence MNSLIKLEITRALRNRKFLFFSVIYPSALFLLIAGSADSTTKVDGTGLTLPTFFMVSMASFGALTAVLMGNSERIAKERESGWVRQLRLTPLPGRGYVFAKTASAAVISLPSIVIVFVVAAAVKDVRLDTWQWFALTGVIWAGSLVFAALGVAIGYLASGDAVRPITMIVYFGLSMLGGLWMPTTTFPDWLQNIAKWLPTHAYAALGQAIELGNAPHAKDIAILAVSFALFAGGAAWLYRKDTLKA, from the coding sequence GTGAACAGTCTCATCAAGCTGGAGATCACCCGCGCCCTGCGCAACCGCAAGTTCCTGTTCTTCTCGGTCATCTACCCCTCGGCCCTGTTCCTGCTGATCGCGGGCAGCGCCGACAGCACCACGAAGGTGGACGGCACCGGCCTGACCCTGCCGACCTTCTTCATGGTCTCCATGGCCTCCTTCGGCGCCCTGACCGCCGTTCTCATGGGCAACAGCGAGCGCATCGCGAAGGAGCGGGAGAGCGGCTGGGTACGGCAGTTGAGGCTCACTCCGCTGCCGGGCCGCGGCTATGTGTTCGCCAAGACGGCGAGCGCCGCCGTGATCAGCCTGCCGTCGATCGTGATCGTCTTCGTGGTCGCCGCGGCCGTGAAGGACGTACGCCTGGACACCTGGCAGTGGTTCGCCCTCACCGGCGTGATCTGGGCCGGCAGCCTGGTCTTCGCCGCGCTCGGTGTCGCCATCGGCTACCTCGCCAGCGGGGACGCGGTCCGGCCGATCACGATGATCGTCTACTTCGGCCTGTCGATGCTCGGCGGTTTGTGGATGCCGACGACGACCTTCCCCGACTGGCTCCAGAACATCGCGAAATGGCTCCCCACCCACGCGTACGCTGCCCTGGGGCAGGCCATCGAACTGGGGAACGCCCCGCACGCGAAGGACATCGCCATCCTCGCCGTCTCCTTCGCCCTCTTCGCGGGCGGCGCGGCCTGGCTGTACCGGAAGGACACGCTGAAGGCGTGA